Proteins encoded within one genomic window of Nitrospina gracilis 3/211:
- a CDS encoding tetratricopeptide repeat protein, which yields MSIKTQIRENQARQQVQAQQIQKRQEEKKVEQAKRFEVMKRLDLLKQHVTNGKLKQAEELAKELNQEDPTNSEVFTWWGITLVKGDRLDEAVDKFIQSAQINPNSARTYIYWGLTLEMKGKHQDAIDKYENALLLEPENSSAYAYWGASLAKMGKHDLAIAKLLEAIQFNKYNETAYGVLVDSLFHQGQYAKAWEIVKRARDAKVKIQQDSIDRLAAALPEPA from the coding sequence GTGAGTATCAAAACTCAAATCCGCGAGAACCAGGCCCGTCAGCAGGTACAGGCCCAGCAGATCCAGAAACGTCAGGAAGAGAAAAAAGTGGAGCAGGCCAAGCGGTTTGAGGTGATGAAGCGTCTCGACCTGTTGAAGCAGCACGTCACCAATGGCAAGCTGAAACAAGCGGAGGAACTGGCTAAGGAGCTGAATCAGGAAGATCCGACGAACTCCGAAGTGTTCACGTGGTGGGGTATCACGCTGGTGAAGGGCGACCGTCTGGATGAGGCGGTGGACAAGTTCATTCAATCGGCGCAGATCAATCCGAACTCTGCCCGCACGTATATTTACTGGGGTCTCACGCTGGAGATGAAAGGCAAGCATCAGGACGCCATAGACAAATACGAAAACGCCCTCCTTCTGGAACCGGAGAACAGCAGTGCCTACGCGTACTGGGGCGCATCCCTGGCGAAGATGGGTAAACACGATCTGGCCATTGCCAAACTTTTGGAAGCCATCCAGTTTAACAAATACAACGAAACGGCATACGGTGTACTGGTCGATTCCTTGTTTCATCAGGGACAGTACGCGAAAGCCTGGGAGATTGTGAAACGCGCCCGCGACGCGAAGGTGAAAATCCAGCAGGATTCCATCGACCGCCTCGCCGCCGCCCTGCCCGAACCCGCATGA
- a CDS encoding MlaA family lipoprotein, with protein sequence MSEKRTPLAQKLLPDGEAIPPAKKTRKPKGGEPLDPRLLDDDVPAGDPFSDPFGDEVYEEDPFEKKQPDIPPLSDPFEGFNRSMYTFNDTVYEYALRPVAEVYRDYLNEEFRIALRNLYNVFLAPAKFVSCVVQLKFKKAGIVLVRTVMNVPLGWGGMLDVAGQEYGIVDVDEDFGQALGYWYVPPGPYIMLPFLGPSTARDTVGTVVDTLLNPLFWIIPDAVTGAGVTSGKVVNETSFFIDDKKALDESAIDPYESVRDFYHQIREKKIRE encoded by the coding sequence TTGAGCGAAAAGCGCACGCCTCTTGCCCAAAAATTACTTCCGGATGGCGAGGCCATTCCTCCGGCAAAGAAAACAAGGAAACCCAAAGGTGGGGAACCACTCGATCCCCGGCTTCTCGATGACGACGTTCCCGCTGGCGACCCGTTTTCCGATCCGTTCGGCGACGAGGTGTACGAGGAAGATCCGTTTGAAAAGAAACAGCCCGATATCCCTCCGCTCAGCGATCCGTTCGAAGGATTCAACAGGTCGATGTACACGTTCAATGATACGGTTTACGAATACGCCCTGCGTCCCGTGGCCGAGGTGTACCGCGATTACTTAAACGAAGAATTCCGCATCGCCCTGCGCAACCTGTATAACGTGTTTCTCGCTCCGGCGAAGTTCGTCAGTTGTGTCGTGCAGTTGAAATTCAAAAAGGCGGGAATCGTACTGGTGCGGACCGTCATGAATGTTCCCCTCGGCTGGGGCGGCATGCTGGACGTGGCCGGACAGGAATACGGCATTGTGGATGTCGACGAAGACTTCGGGCAGGCGCTGGGATACTGGTACGTTCCGCCCGGACCCTACATCATGTTGCCGTTTCTCGGACCCTCCACCGCCAGGGACACCGTCGGTACCGTCGTGGACACATTGTTGAACCCTCTGTTCTGGATTATTCCCGATGCGGTGACTGGCGCGGGTGTGACTTCCGGAAAAGTGGTCAATGAAACGTCCTTCTTCATCGACGACAAAAAAGCGCTCGATGAGAGTGCCATCGATCCTTACGAGAGCGTGCGTGATTTCTACCACCAGATCCGCGAAAAGAAAATCCGCGAATAG
- a CDS encoding thioredoxin domain-containing protein gives MTAPAHTNRLKDETSPYLLQHAHNPVDWYPWGPEALDKAKREDKPIFLSIGYSSCHWCHVMAHESFESEETAKLMNELFVNIKVDREERPDIDAIYMKSVIALNGHGGWPMSVFLTPEQEPYLGGTYYPPEPKFNRPGFPQVLQQAADIYRNQKDRMKSVSARLMEKLTTPPPIPQGQGAGTDALIPQAVELMKEKFDETYGGFGSGMKFPEPMLYTLLLRHWQKREDNDAILMADKSLTKMAEGGMYDQVGGGFHRYSTDRKWLVPHFEKMLYDNALLARLFVEMFQATKQEIYERIAREVFHYIGREMTSPEWAFYSSQDADTDAGEGHFFTWTMKEVLDILGPRHSKVFARVYGMTATGNFEKRNVLHIAETMEKVSESEGVPIFEVDHIIRNGRQTLLESRGKRQNPGRDDKILTGWNGMMIAAFAAGAVVFRDRVYRDHAVQAARFLWDTMWKDGKLFRVYKDGKVRVDGCLEDYAWFIEGLLGVFEATGEGEWIDKAQAVADALIDRFWDDKDNGFFMTAADQEKLITRLKNPEDEAIPSANGVAALALAKLGRLTGKDAYFEKGRDTVRAFADRIEHRPTAYTSLLAAMDFIESLPMEVTISGPEGDPQYGKLLEAVYADYRPDKLVVRYSGDATVQRVPWAEGRGPVSGQPTVYVCRQGTCYPPVHDAEALMNQMGRPPHIKLNIFDEEKKVKDLESKEQANFLNAMNHIFKHSGLGKK, from the coding sequence ATGACCGCACCCGCACACACCAACCGGTTGAAGGACGAAACCAGTCCATACCTCCTGCAACACGCGCACAACCCCGTGGACTGGTATCCCTGGGGACCGGAAGCTCTGGACAAGGCAAAGCGTGAGGACAAACCGATATTCTTGAGCATCGGTTATTCTTCCTGCCACTGGTGCCACGTGATGGCCCATGAATCGTTCGAAAGCGAAGAGACGGCGAAGCTCATGAACGAGCTGTTCGTCAACATCAAGGTGGACCGCGAAGAGCGGCCGGACATCGACGCCATCTACATGAAATCGGTGATCGCCCTCAACGGCCACGGCGGCTGGCCGATGAGCGTGTTCCTCACCCCGGAACAAGAGCCGTATCTCGGCGGCACGTACTATCCGCCGGAGCCGAAGTTCAACCGCCCCGGCTTCCCACAGGTGCTCCAGCAGGCGGCGGACATCTATCGTAACCAAAAGGACCGCATGAAGTCGGTGAGCGCGCGGCTGATGGAAAAACTCACCACCCCGCCACCGATCCCGCAAGGGCAGGGGGCTGGAACCGACGCACTGATCCCGCAGGCGGTGGAATTGATGAAGGAAAAGTTCGATGAGACCTATGGCGGATTCGGTTCCGGCATGAAGTTTCCCGAACCCATGCTGTACACGCTCCTGCTCCGCCACTGGCAGAAGCGCGAGGACAACGACGCCATCCTGATGGCTGACAAAAGCCTCACCAAAATGGCGGAAGGCGGCATGTACGATCAGGTGGGGGGCGGTTTCCACCGCTATTCCACCGACCGCAAATGGCTGGTACCGCATTTCGAAAAAATGCTTTACGACAACGCGCTTCTGGCACGCCTGTTCGTCGAGATGTTTCAGGCCACCAAGCAGGAAATCTACGAACGCATCGCCCGCGAAGTGTTCCATTACATCGGGCGGGAGATGACCTCGCCGGAATGGGCGTTCTATTCCAGCCAGGACGCCGACACCGACGCCGGGGAAGGTCACTTCTTCACCTGGACGATGAAAGAGGTGCTCGACATCCTGGGGCCGCGCCATTCGAAGGTGTTCGCGCGCGTGTACGGTATGACCGCCACGGGCAATTTCGAAAAACGCAACGTCCTGCACATCGCCGAAACGATGGAGAAGGTATCGGAATCCGAAGGCGTGCCGATCTTTGAGGTCGATCACATCATACGAAACGGCAGGCAGACCCTGCTCGAATCACGGGGCAAGCGGCAGAACCCGGGTCGTGACGACAAGATCCTCACTGGCTGGAACGGCATGATGATCGCTGCTTTTGCTGCGGGCGCGGTGGTGTTCCGCGACCGGGTGTACCGCGACCACGCCGTCCAGGCCGCCCGTTTTTTATGGGATACGATGTGGAAGGACGGCAAATTGTTCCGTGTTTACAAGGACGGGAAGGTGAGGGTCGATGGCTGTCTGGAGGATTACGCGTGGTTTATCGAAGGCCTGCTTGGCGTGTTTGAAGCCACGGGCGAGGGGGAATGGATCGATAAGGCGCAGGCGGTGGCCGATGCGTTGATCGACCGGTTCTGGGACGATAAGGACAACGGGTTCTTCATGACCGCGGCGGATCAGGAGAAACTCATCACGCGTCTCAAGAATCCGGAGGACGAGGCGATCCCTTCCGCGAATGGAGTCGCGGCGCTGGCGTTGGCGAAACTGGGCCGCCTGACGGGCAAGGACGCGTATTTCGAAAAAGGACGCGACACCGTGCGCGCGTTCGCCGACCGCATCGAGCACCGTCCCACGGCGTACACGAGTCTTCTCGCGGCGATGGATTTCATCGAGTCCCTGCCCATGGAGGTGACGATTTCCGGACCGGAGGGCGATCCGCAGTACGGCAAACTCCTTGAAGCGGTGTACGCTGATTACCGTCCCGACAAACTGGTGGTGCGCTATTCAGGCGACGCGACGGTCCAGCGCGTGCCCTGGGCGGAAGGGCGCGGCCCCGTATCGGGCCAACCGACAGTGTATGTGTGCCGGCAGGGCACGTGTTACCCGCCGGTGCATGACGCCGAAGCATTGATGAACCAGATGGGCCGTCCGCCGCACATCAAGCTCAACATCTTCGACGAGGAAAAGAAAGTGAAAGATCTGGAGTCAAAGGAGCAGGCGAATTTCCTGAACGCCATGAACCACATTTTCAAGCATTCCGGCCTGGGTAAAAAGTAA
- a CDS encoding Lcl C-terminal domain-containing protein: MSESRFIDNGNDTVTDSQTGLTWIKKDTRQLLGRWRNLEQCKEYAEQLNKEKFAGFEDWRVCRLEDIKTIFDKSYQLKAKGGDMIHLPPVFEPDCADVTWTDTVNGDRAMMYNLIKGRSNWINKLGEGPFAARLVRGERTDETAG, encoded by the coding sequence ATGTCTGAATCGAGATTCATAGACAATGGAAACGATACCGTCACCGACAGTCAGACCGGCCTCACGTGGATTAAAAAGGACACGCGGCAATTGCTCGGGCGCTGGCGAAACCTGGAGCAGTGCAAAGAGTACGCGGAACAGCTCAACAAGGAAAAGTTTGCAGGATTCGAAGACTGGCGGGTGTGCCGGCTGGAAGACATCAAAACCATCTTCGATAAAAGCTACCAGCTCAAAGCCAAGGGCGGTGACATGATCCACCTGCCACCGGTGTTCGAGCCGGACTGCGCCGACGTCACGTGGACCGATACGGTGAACGGGGACCGGGCGATGATGTACAACCTCATCAAAGGCCGCTCGAACTGGATCAACAAGCTGGGGGAAGGTCCCTTCGCGGCGCGACTGGTTCGGGGGGAACGAACCGACGAGACGGCTGGCTGA
- a CDS encoding GNAT family N-acetyltransferase, which produces MPETVAVREGRPEDALIITKYNRAMANETESKCLHTQTVLKGVQAGLARPELCRYFVAEVAGHVIGQAMITYEWSDWRNGQLWWLQSVYVHPDHRRQGVFRKLYRHIESLARTASDVRGIRLYVEEKNRSSQSVYAKLGLLPAGYHVYEREFE; this is translated from the coding sequence ATGCCTGAGACCGTCGCCGTTCGCGAAGGCCGCCCCGAAGACGCGTTGATCATCACCAAATACAACCGCGCCATGGCAAACGAGACGGAATCCAAATGTTTGCACACGCAAACCGTCTTAAAGGGTGTGCAAGCAGGACTGGCCCGGCCGGAGCTCTGCCGTTACTTTGTCGCCGAGGTCGCGGGACATGTCATCGGCCAGGCCATGATCACCTACGAGTGGAGCGACTGGCGAAACGGTCAATTGTGGTGGTTGCAGAGCGTGTACGTGCACCCCGACCACCGCAGACAGGGCGTCTTTCGCAAGCTCTACCGGCACATCGAAAGCCTCGCCCGCACTGCCTCCGATGTACGCGGCATCCGTTTGTATGTCGAAGAAAAAAACCGCAGCAGCCAGAGCGTCTATGCCAAACTCGGCCTTCTCCCCGCCGGGTACCACGTGTACGAACGGGAGTTTGAATAA
- a CDS encoding NADPH-dependent FMN reductase — MVKIILIQGSLNPDSHTAKLLAATARELDKRGVGNETIDLRDLEMQFCDSRPLREYNESTQTVHKKLADAQGFVFGMPVYCYSVSGPLKNFIDIHSSAMEKKWAGIVAQAGGKSSYMSLGDLAQILAFESHVTTVQPHVYTTYADYDGDELTSEKARAKIQEMLDKLVACLHAAKEENA; from the coding sequence ATGGTTAAAATCATTCTGATTCAGGGAAGCCTCAATCCCGATTCCCACACGGCAAAGCTGCTTGCCGCCACAGCCCGTGAGCTGGACAAACGCGGGGTGGGAAACGAGACCATCGACCTGCGCGACCTGGAGATGCAGTTCTGCGACTCGCGTCCGCTTCGCGAATACAACGAAAGCACGCAAACGGTGCACAAGAAACTGGCCGACGCGCAGGGATTCGTCTTCGGCATGCCCGTGTACTGCTATTCGGTTTCAGGTCCACTCAAAAACTTCATCGACATCCATTCCTCGGCCATGGAAAAGAAATGGGCGGGAATCGTGGCTCAGGCCGGGGGCAAATCATCGTACATGTCGCTGGGCGATCTGGCACAAATCCTCGCATTCGAGTCGCACGTCACCACCGTGCAACCGCACGTGTACACGACATATGCCGACTACGACGGGGATGAGTTGACCAGCGAAAAAGCCCGGGCCAAAATCCAGGAAATGCTCGACAAACTGGTCGCCTGCCTGCACGCCGCGAAAGAAGAAAATGCCTGA
- a CDS encoding DUF2203 domain-containing protein, which produces MDKRYFTIEEANAMVPDLLEIVPKLQALHAKLSDAFPDVRNAWEKARYGGGSVQGADYLAVALAANQLTNALESKGCVIKGIERGLVDFPAMRDGKEVFLCWKNPETEIRYWHDLDTGFAGRQPL; this is translated from the coding sequence ATGGACAAACGATATTTCACTATTGAAGAAGCCAACGCGATGGTTCCGGATCTTCTGGAAATCGTTCCGAAACTTCAGGCCCTTCATGCCAAATTGAGCGATGCATTTCCTGATGTTCGCAACGCGTGGGAAAAGGCACGCTATGGAGGCGGCAGCGTGCAGGGTGCGGATTACCTGGCCGTGGCGCTTGCGGCAAACCAGTTGACCAACGCGCTTGAGTCCAAGGGATGCGTCATCAAAGGCATTGAGCGGGGCCTGGTGGATTTCCCGGCCATGCGGGACGGCAAGGAAGTGTTTTTGTGCTGGAAAAACCCCGAAACGGAGATCAGGTACTGGCACGATCTCGATACCGGGTTCGCAGGCCGTCAGCCATTGTAA
- a CDS encoding sulfite exporter TauE/SafE family protein — MEWIICALMGVLVGVLSSLSGLGGGFLVVPLLIYLGHKAQLAVGTSFMVILMIAISSLVAHGRLGNVDFKMGLMLALGGVVGAQVGPLILKQIPDAYFKMGFAAVLIGMGVWMMINALRNSAA; from the coding sequence ATGGAATGGATTATTTGTGCGTTGATGGGGGTGCTGGTGGGGGTTCTGTCCTCGCTCAGCGGTCTGGGCGGCGGCTTTCTGGTGGTGCCGCTTTTGATCTACCTCGGACACAAGGCGCAGTTGGCCGTGGGAACGTCGTTCATGGTGATCCTGATGATCGCCATCTCGTCCCTCGTCGCTCACGGCCGCTTGGGCAACGTGGATTTCAAGATGGGCCTGATGCTGGCCCTGGGCGGCGTGGTGGGTGCGCAGGTGGGTCCGCTCATCCTGAAACAGATTCCCGACGCGTATTTCAAAATGGGATTTGCCGCCGTCCTCATCGGCATGGGGGTCTGGATGATGATCAACGCACTCCGCAACTCCGCCGCCTGA
- a CDS encoding inositol monophosphatase family protein, with translation MPSHSKDLLHAKDTALTWLKPVNREIMKWFRNDVAVDLKSDQSPVTIADRNAEEMLRRNIEKAFPDHGIIGEEFGNVDPGREWVWTVDPIDGTRSFVRGLPLFSVLLSLL, from the coding sequence ATGCCCTCTCACTCAAAAGACCTGCTTCACGCCAAGGATACAGCGCTTACCTGGTTGAAACCGGTAAACCGGGAAATCATGAAATGGTTCCGCAACGACGTGGCCGTGGACCTGAAATCCGACCAGAGCCCCGTAACCATTGCCGACCGAAACGCCGAGGAAATGCTCCGCCGCAATATTGAAAAAGCCTTTCCGGACCACGGCATCATCGGGGAAGAATTCGGCAACGTGGATCCCGGGCGCGAGTGGGTGTGGACGGTGGATCCCATAGACGGCACCCGTTCTTTTGTTCGGGGTCTGCCTTTATTTTCCGTGCTTTTGTCTTTATTGC
- a CDS encoding formylglycine-generating enzyme family protein, with protein sequence MSDKNLVIAVIACFAVAIAFFLVIVWEINKSIKFDRKVRTEQAQQKQITIDDNRDFSIYETLVGDDGREMVLVPEGVFSRGSLEGDFDEKPPQEVYLDAFYVDKYEVSVEAYNKFRKAANYVEPSVPFFEGEHELLKHPNVAQVGVSWYDAVNYCTWAGKRLLTEAEWEKAARGTHGLVYPWGNEMLPRRANIHGTADDYQYLAPIGSFPMGRSVYGVYDMAGNVSEWVEDWYDQFYYQEAPMMNPTGAENKKNRVFRGGSWDSTKVDVRASKRYAATPGRKDSVVGFRCGKSVEK encoded by the coding sequence ATGAGTGACAAAAATCTGGTCATTGCCGTCATTGCCTGTTTTGCCGTAGCCATAGCCTTTTTTCTCGTCATCGTGTGGGAAATCAACAAATCCATCAAGTTCGACCGCAAGGTGCGTACAGAACAGGCTCAGCAGAAGCAAATTACAATAGATGACAATCGCGATTTCAGCATTTACGAAACTCTTGTCGGCGACGATGGCCGGGAGATGGTTCTGGTTCCCGAAGGCGTGTTTTCCCGTGGGTCCCTCGAAGGCGATTTCGATGAGAAACCACCCCAGGAAGTTTACCTCGACGCATTTTACGTGGACAAGTACGAGGTTTCCGTCGAAGCTTACAATAAATTCCGCAAGGCGGCCAATTATGTTGAGCCGAGCGTTCCCTTTTTCGAGGGAGAGCACGAGCTTTTAAAACATCCCAACGTCGCCCAGGTGGGTGTCAGCTGGTACGATGCCGTCAACTACTGCACCTGGGCCGGCAAACGTCTTTTGACCGAAGCGGAATGGGAAAAGGCCGCGCGCGGGACTCACGGCCTGGTCTACCCCTGGGGCAATGAAATGCTCCCGCGGCGCGCCAATATTCACGGCACGGCGGATGACTACCAGTACCTCGCACCCATCGGCAGTTTTCCCATGGGACGAAGCGTTTATGGCGTTTACGACATGGCAGGCAATGTGTCGGAATGGGTGGAAGACTGGTACGATCAGTTTTATTATCAGGAAGCGCCGATGATGAACCCCACCGGCGCCGAAAATAAAAAGAACCGGGTGTTCCGCGGCGGTTCGTGGGATTCCACCAAGGTGGATGTGCGCGCGTCAAAACGTTACGCCGCCACGCCGGGCCGAAAGGACAGCGTGGTAGGATTCCGCTGTGGCAAGTCGGTGGAAAAGTAG
- a CDS encoding inositol monophosphatase family protein: protein WGVQGEGAWCEGRRLRVSSESKLAQATVGTADAYCFRDTKQTRLLNSLHKTATLVRTYPDAFGHLMAIRGVLDVMVDPLAFVWDYAPIKILAQEAGGVFANFYGRKASIEEGTAIVGNTELVKQVRRLVTASTTTRRRSGP from the coding sequence TGGGGGGTGCAGGGAGAAGGTGCGTGGTGTGAGGGCCGCCGCCTCCGGGTTTCCTCCGAATCCAAACTGGCGCAAGCCACCGTGGGCACGGCGGATGCCTATTGCTTTCGCGATACCAAACAAACGCGCCTTCTGAATTCGCTCCATAAAACCGCCACCCTGGTTCGAACCTATCCGGATGCCTTCGGCCACCTGATGGCCATTCGCGGCGTGCTGGATGTGATGGTGGACCCGCTGGCCTTCGTCTGGGATTACGCACCGATCAAGATTCTGGCGCAGGAAGCGGGCGGGGTGTTTGCCAACTTTTATGGCCGAAAGGCCAGCATTGAGGAGGGCACGGCCATTGTCGGCAATACAGAACTGGTGAAGCAGGTACGCAGACTGGTAACCGCTTCTACCACAACACGCCGTCGGTCCGGGCCTTAG
- a CDS encoding fused MFS/spermidine synthase — protein MKPSRFRIWIFVFFFVSGFTGLIYEVVWTRLLTQVLGNTHYSIATVLTTFMAGLALGSYLGGRWVDRHGEPLVLYAVLEGIIGVFCFLIPYLIDLGLPLFQWIYSHFRDDYMLASLLRFGVCAMILIIPASFMGATLPVLGKFVSDDEQGIGRDVGTLYAMNTFGAVVGAFASAFVFMRAFGISATIWIAAALNLTIAAIILFSVRGEGGLASLLTKEPQAASHSRAESPSPFTPELWAVLICFGLSGVAALIYQVAWNRIFSLLLGSSVYAFSLILTTFILGLALGTVVFARLVNRFKDLKVTFGALQVAIGFSALVALPFFGDVPLFNRWVYLNWDLNFATVQWANFLIIFAIIFIPTFCMGAQFPVVVRMVAQRLETLGRNVGSAYASNTVGTIFGSFVGGFLLIPWLGIQNTILIAVILNMLLGGYLLATSPGLSLNFKTYILPGVLVLFVLGAQDIRAWDRAVISSGSYIPYRLDDLDTALGDRNKILFYEEGIHTTVTTELGRTGNIFLRVNGKTDASLAMDMRTQLLSGYLPMLFNKQREQVLVIGQGSGVTLGAVEQFPAKEIDLVEISPAVIEGSRFFEPFNHHALEDERVNLILQDGRNHITLTDKKYDVIISEPSNPWISGIGALFTVDFFRLVEQRLNPGGIVCIWTHTNMSPENFKSIARSFHTVFPFVTVWESIVGDDYLMIGSKENYTLPYEEARRILEDSVTGKDLKRLGIEDVRDLMGLLIMRQDTLNEFIGDAPLHTDDNSLLEFGAPEYIYKDERHLIVRQLTPHFRVYPDFVSFHRLTPAEQETVRRGLAGLDRSEVQVKGIKRKAQIDQYLDQAVAAVEHGAFEQAAGFYFKILEIDPEHILTLLNLGNIYREIREYSKAEEAYRKTIQINPYYVYGFLELGRLALLRGDTHTALSALKEAQKLVPDDPETARLIDLAETQLKPAS, from the coding sequence TTGAAACCGTCCCGTTTCAGAATCTGGATTTTCGTATTCTTCTTCGTCTCCGGATTCACGGGCCTCATCTATGAAGTCGTCTGGACCCGCCTCCTGACCCAGGTTCTGGGCAACACGCATTATTCCATCGCCACAGTGCTCACCACGTTCATGGCGGGGCTCGCTCTGGGAAGTTACCTTGGCGGCCGCTGGGTGGACCGGCACGGCGAGCCGCTGGTCCTCTATGCGGTGCTCGAAGGGATCATCGGCGTCTTCTGTTTTCTGATCCCGTATCTCATCGACCTCGGCCTGCCGCTGTTCCAATGGATCTACAGCCATTTCCGCGACGACTACATGCTTGCCAGCCTCCTGCGGTTTGGGGTGTGCGCGATGATTCTCATCATCCCGGCCTCGTTCATGGGGGCGACCCTTCCGGTACTGGGCAAATTTGTCTCCGACGACGAACAGGGCATCGGCCGCGACGTCGGCACCCTCTATGCGATGAACACCTTCGGCGCGGTGGTGGGAGCGTTCGCCAGCGCATTTGTGTTCATGCGCGCGTTCGGCATCAGTGCCACCATCTGGATCGCCGCCGCGCTCAACCTCACCATCGCCGCCATCATCCTGTTCTCGGTTCGCGGGGAAGGGGGCTTGGCCTCCCTGCTGACCAAAGAGCCGCAAGCGGCATCACATTCCCGGGCCGAATCCCCTTCTCCGTTCACACCGGAACTGTGGGCGGTGCTCATCTGTTTTGGGCTTTCGGGTGTGGCGGCGTTGATCTACCAGGTCGCGTGGAACCGCATCTTTTCCCTGTTGCTCGGCTCGTCGGTGTATGCGTTCAGCCTCATCCTCACCACATTCATCCTGGGGCTGGCGCTGGGAACGGTTGTTTTCGCCCGGCTGGTGAACCGTTTCAAGGATTTGAAAGTGACGTTCGGCGCGTTGCAGGTGGCGATTGGTTTTTCGGCGCTCGTGGCACTTCCGTTTTTCGGCGATGTGCCGTTGTTCAACCGGTGGGTGTATCTGAACTGGGACCTGAATTTCGCAACGGTGCAGTGGGCAAACTTTCTAATCATATTCGCCATCATTTTCATTCCCACGTTCTGTATGGGAGCGCAGTTCCCTGTGGTGGTGCGCATGGTGGCCCAACGGCTGGAGACGTTGGGACGGAACGTGGGGTCCGCCTATGCGTCGAATACGGTGGGTACCATCTTCGGCTCGTTCGTCGGTGGTTTCCTGCTGATTCCCTGGCTCGGTATCCAGAACACCATCCTGATTGCGGTCATCCTGAACATGCTGTTGGGCGGGTACCTGCTGGCCACGTCTCCCGGCCTGTCGCTCAATTTCAAGACATACATCCTGCCGGGGGTGCTGGTGCTGTTCGTGCTGGGGGCGCAGGACATTCGCGCGTGGGACCGTGCGGTGATCTCCAGCGGATCGTATATCCCGTACCGTCTGGATGACCTGGACACCGCTCTCGGGGACCGAAACAAAATTTTATTTTATGAAGAAGGCATCCACACCACGGTGACGACCGAGCTTGGCCGCACGGGTAACATTTTCCTTCGCGTCAACGGCAAGACCGACGCCTCTCTGGCGATGGACATGCGCACGCAATTGCTCTCCGGCTACCTGCCGATGCTGTTCAACAAACAACGTGAGCAGGTGCTGGTTATCGGGCAGGGGAGCGGCGTGACGCTGGGAGCAGTGGAACAGTTTCCGGCGAAGGAGATCGACCTCGTGGAAATCTCGCCTGCGGTTATCGAGGGAAGCCGGTTCTTCGAGCCGTTCAATCATCACGCTCTGGAAGATGAGCGTGTGAACCTCATCCTGCAGGACGGGCGCAACCACATCACCCTCACCGACAAGAAATACGACGTCATCATCTCGGAGCCGTCGAACCCGTGGATTTCAGGGATTGGTGCGTTGTTTACGGTTGATTTTTTCCGATTGGTGGAACAGCGGCTCAATCCGGGGGGCATCGTATGTATCTGGACGCATACCAACATGTCGCCGGAAAACTTCAAATCCATCGCCCGTTCCTTTCACACCGTGTTTCCGTTTGTGACCGTGTGGGAATCCATCGTCGGCGACGATTACCTGATGATCGGGTCAAAGGAAAACTACACGCTTCCTTATGAAGAAGCGCGGCGGATTCTCGAAGATTCTGTCACCGGCAAGGATTTAAAACGTCTGGGAATCGAAGATGTGCGCGATTTGATGGGGCTGCTCATCATGCGCCAGGATACGTTGAATGAATTCATTGGCGACGCCCCTCTGCACACGGATGACAATTCGCTCCTCGAATTCGGCGCACCCGAGTACATTTACAAAGACGAGAGGCACCTCATCGTGCGCCAGTTGACGCCGCATTTCCGGGTGTATCCCGATTTTGTAAGTTTCCACCGTCTGACACCCGCCGAACAGGAAACCGTACGGAGAGGGTTGGCCGGACTGGACCGGAGCGAGGTCCAGGTGAAAGGCATCAAGCGCAAGGCGCAGATCGACCAGTACCTCGACCAGGCGGTGGCGGCGGTCGAACACGGTGCATTTGAGCAGGCCGCGGGTTTCTATTTTAAAATTCTGGAGATTGACCCGGAACACATCCTGACCCTTCTCAACCTGGGAAACATTTACCGCGAAATCCGTGAGTATTCCAAGGCGGAAGAGGCTTACCGCAAGACCATTCAGATAAACCCTTACTATGTGTACGGGTTTCTGGAGCTGGGACGCCTGGCCCTCCTTCGTGGAGACACCCACACCGCGCTTTCGGCGCTGAAAGAGGCGCAAAAGCTGGTACCGGACGATCCCGAAACGGCGCGCCTGATCGACCTGGCGGAAACGCAGTTGAAACCGGCATCCTGA